From Desmodus rotundus isolate HL8 chromosome 12, HLdesRot8A.1, whole genome shotgun sequence, one genomic window encodes:
- the JTB gene encoding protein JTB encodes MTVGAGRRGLPLGRHLYWFLCVFTLKLCQAEAPVREEKLSVSTSNLPCWLVEEFVVAEECSPCSNFQAKATSECGSTGYVEKITCTLSKRNEFKSCRSALMEQQLFWKFEGAVVGVALVFACLVVVRQRQLDRRALEKVRKQIESI; translated from the exons ATGACTGTGGGCGCCGGGAGGCGTGGCCTCCCCCTTGGCCGCCACCTGTACTGGTTTCTCTGCGTGTTCACCTTAAAGCTCTG CCAAGCAGAGGCTCCGGTGCGGGAGGAGAAGCTGTCAG TGAGCACCTCAAATTTGCCGTGCTGGCTGGTGGAAGAGTTTGTGGTGGCAGAAGAGTGTTCTCCATGTTCTAACTTCCAGGCT AAAGCCACCTCTGAATGTGGTTCCACAGGATATGTGGAGAAAATCACTTGCACCTTATCTAAGAGGAATGAGTTCAAAAG CTGCCGCTCAGCTCtgatggaacaacaattattctGGAAATTTGAAGGGGCTGTTGTGGGTGTAGCCTTGGTCTTCGCTTGCCTTGTCGTCGTTCGTCAGCGACAGCTGGACAGAAGGGCTCTGGAAAAGGTCCGGAAGCAAATTGAATCCATATAG
- the CREB3L4 gene encoding cyclic AMP-responsive element-binding protein 3-like protein 4 isoform X1: protein MDFGTPDLLDFWLEPPDEVLTGSSLELGHHCPPPEVPVTMLQEQGLQGCESGGGHVCGLQESEPEDFPKLFIDPNEVYCSEASPGSDSGISEDPGHPDSPPVPKAPSSPAFYEVVYEAEVLEKMQEEAGPAVGFISIQLDQWSPPFMVPDACTVSELPLDAHACILPRAGTVNPVLPATLLPCQTLFLTDEEKRLLRQEGISLSSHLPLTKAEERVLKKVRRKIRNKQSAQDSRRRKKEYIDGLESRVAACSAQNQELQKKVQELERHNISLVTQLRQLQMLITQTSNKAAQTSTCVLILLFSLALIILPSFSPFQGLPEAGSEDYQPHGVISRNILTHKDITENWETPEVESRLGGPPGARSANGSTKTLLEKMGVKTGPSGHTRTMPRADEMLLWPQGSESHQDAPDVYPESTYVRWHLKYFYGISVILFLLWR, encoded by the exons ATGGATTTCGGAACCCCTGACCTGCTGGACTTCTGGCTGGAACCCCCAGATGAAGTCTTAACAGGATCCTCCCTGGAGCTGGGACACCACTGTCCACCTCCAGAGGTCCCAGTGACGATGCTACAAGAACAGGGCTTGCAAGGCTGCGAGTCCGGTGGGGGCCATGTCTGT GGCCTTCAAGAGAGTGAGCCTGAAGATTTCCCAAAGCTTTTCATTGATCCCAATGAAGTGTACTGCTCAGAAGCGTCTCCTGGCAGTGACAGTGGAATCTCTGAGGACCCTGGTCATCCAGACAGTCCCCCTGTCCCCAAGGCACCCAGTTCCCCTGCCTTCTATGAGGTTGTTTATGAGGCAGAGGTCCTGGAGAAGATGCAGGAGGAAGCTGGGCCAGCTGTAGGGTTCATCTCCATTCAGCTAG ATCAGTGGAGCCCACCATTTATGGTGCCTGATGCCTGCACGGTCAGCGAGCTGCCCCTTGATGCTCATGCCTGCATCCTGCCCAGGGCAGGCACTGTAAACCCAGTGCTTCCTGCTACCCTG CTGCCCTGTCAAACCTTGTTCCTGACAGATGAGGAGAAGCGTCTTCTCAGGCAGGAAGGGATTTCCCTGTCCTCTCACCTGCCCCTCACCAAG GCAGAGGAAAGGGTTCTCAAGAAGGTCAGGAGGAAAATCCGTAACAAGCAGTCAGCTCAGGACAGTCGGCGGCGGAAGAAAGAGTACATCGATGGACTAGAAAGCAG GGTGGCTGCCTGTTCTGCACAGAACCAGGAACTACAGAAAAAAGTCCAGGAGCTGGAGAGACACAACAT CTCCTTGGTGACTCAGCTCCGCCAGCTGCAGATGCTCATTACTCAAACTTCCAACAAAGCTGCCCAGACCAGCACTTGTGTTCTG atccttcttttttctctggctCTCATCATCCTGCCCAGTTTCAGCCCCTTTCAAGGTCTACCAGAAGCTGGGTCCGAGGATTACCAGCCTCATGGAG TTATTTCCAGAAATATCCTGACCCACAAGGACATAACAGAAAATTGGGAGACCCCAGAGGTAGAATCCAGATTGGGGGGGCCACCTGGGGCTAGGAGTGCAAATGGATCAACGAAAACACTGCTGGAGAAGATGGGAGTGAAGACAGGCCCCAGTGGGCACACCAGAACTATGCCGCGTGCAGATGAGAT GCTTCTCTGGCCTCAGGGATCTGAATCACATCAAGATGCCCCAGATGTCTACCCTGAGTCCACCtatgtgagatggcacctcaaaTACTTTTATGGTATatctgtgattttatttcttctttggagaTAG
- the CREB3L4 gene encoding cyclic AMP-responsive element-binding protein 3-like protein 4 isoform X2: MDFGTPDLLDFWLEPPDEVLTGSSLELGHHCPPPEVPVTMLQEQGLQGCESGGGHVCGLQESEPEDFPKLFIDPNEVYCSEASPGSDSGISEDPGHPDSPPVPKAPSSPAFYEVVYEAEVLEKMQEEAGPAVGFISIQLDQWSPPFMVPDACTVSELPLDAHACILPRAGTVNPVLPATLLPCQTLFLTDEEKRLLRQEGISLSSHLPLTKAEERVLKKVRRKIRNKQSAQDSRRRKKEYIDGLESRVAACSAQNQELQKKVQELERHNISLVTQLRQLQMLITQTSNKAAQTSTCVLILLFSLALIILPSFSPFQGLPEAGSEDYQPHGVISRNILTHKDITENWETPEVESRLGGPPGARSANGSTKTLLEKMGVKTGPSGHTRTMPRADEM; this comes from the exons ATGGATTTCGGAACCCCTGACCTGCTGGACTTCTGGCTGGAACCCCCAGATGAAGTCTTAACAGGATCCTCCCTGGAGCTGGGACACCACTGTCCACCTCCAGAGGTCCCAGTGACGATGCTACAAGAACAGGGCTTGCAAGGCTGCGAGTCCGGTGGGGGCCATGTCTGT GGCCTTCAAGAGAGTGAGCCTGAAGATTTCCCAAAGCTTTTCATTGATCCCAATGAAGTGTACTGCTCAGAAGCGTCTCCTGGCAGTGACAGTGGAATCTCTGAGGACCCTGGTCATCCAGACAGTCCCCCTGTCCCCAAGGCACCCAGTTCCCCTGCCTTCTATGAGGTTGTTTATGAGGCAGAGGTCCTGGAGAAGATGCAGGAGGAAGCTGGGCCAGCTGTAGGGTTCATCTCCATTCAGCTAG ATCAGTGGAGCCCACCATTTATGGTGCCTGATGCCTGCACGGTCAGCGAGCTGCCCCTTGATGCTCATGCCTGCATCCTGCCCAGGGCAGGCACTGTAAACCCAGTGCTTCCTGCTACCCTG CTGCCCTGTCAAACCTTGTTCCTGACAGATGAGGAGAAGCGTCTTCTCAGGCAGGAAGGGATTTCCCTGTCCTCTCACCTGCCCCTCACCAAG GCAGAGGAAAGGGTTCTCAAGAAGGTCAGGAGGAAAATCCGTAACAAGCAGTCAGCTCAGGACAGTCGGCGGCGGAAGAAAGAGTACATCGATGGACTAGAAAGCAG GGTGGCTGCCTGTTCTGCACAGAACCAGGAACTACAGAAAAAAGTCCAGGAGCTGGAGAGACACAACAT CTCCTTGGTGACTCAGCTCCGCCAGCTGCAGATGCTCATTACTCAAACTTCCAACAAAGCTGCCCAGACCAGCACTTGTGTTCTG atccttcttttttctctggctCTCATCATCCTGCCCAGTTTCAGCCCCTTTCAAGGTCTACCAGAAGCTGGGTCCGAGGATTACCAGCCTCATGGAG TTATTTCCAGAAATATCCTGACCCACAAGGACATAACAGAAAATTGGGAGACCCCAGAGGTAGAATCCAGATTGGGGGGGCCACCTGGGGCTAGGAGTGCAAATGGATCAACGAAAACACTGCTGGAGAAGATGGGAGTGAAGACAGGCCCCAGTGGGCACACCAGAACTATGCCGCGTGCAGATGAGATGTGA